In Thermosynechococcus sichuanensis E542, a single genomic region encodes these proteins:
- a CDS encoding glycoside hydrolase yields MAYPLHVAFIWHQHQPLYKSCRTGQYLLPWVRLHGTKDYLDLILILAKYPRLKQTVNLVPSLLLQIQDYVNGTALDPYLTATLTPVEQLTDQQRWFIIEHFFDAHHRTMIDPHPRYRELYEQRQTHGKAWCWQNWQPQDYGDLLAWHNLAWIDPLYWEEPEVAQWLSQGRDFSLSDRQRIIAKQREILSQIIPQHRALQEAGQIEVTTTPYTHPILPLLVDTDAAKVAVPNIALPQQRFQYPEDVPRHLRRARVLYEQFFGRSPRGLWPSEQSVSPAILEPILEQGFEWICSDEAVLGWTTGTYFHRNEAGVVQQANVLYQPYRLTTSKGDLNIVFRDHRLSDLIGFTYSAMAPEAAAADLLKQLEGIRQQLIAYEGTGQSSLAQPWLVTIALDGENCWEYYPRDGLPFLERLYQGLSESEHFACVSVAEYLQHYPPRAVIAGSALHSGSWIDGNFCTWIGDPVKNKAWDYLGAARQTLERHPEATETNNPAAWQALLAAEGSDWFWWFGEGHSSNHDAMFDQLFREHLMALYTALGEPIPEVLNDPLEVHEAKDTYPPQGFIHPEIDGRGDEQDWNFAGRIQIGGSRGTMHRQTLINRLWYGVDHLNIYLRLDAPSQKQPFGNDISTLHFCWYYPNMVTYNSPLSDLRDCPDEAPLNYLYHHQLVIDFEKQQMTFKEAIANYQWEERPTHARYALGICLEVAIPWADLHLRPDCGLHLLIVLTQDGYYLDHLPPEQLLFLTTP; encoded by the coding sequence GTGGCCTATCCCTTGCACGTCGCCTTCATTTGGCACCAGCACCAACCCCTCTACAAAAGTTGTCGCACCGGTCAATACCTCCTTCCGTGGGTGCGACTCCATGGCACCAAGGATTACTTAGATTTGATTCTTATCCTCGCCAAATATCCTCGTCTCAAGCAAACTGTCAACCTTGTTCCCTCGCTGTTATTGCAGATTCAAGACTATGTCAACGGCACGGCACTCGATCCCTACCTCACAGCCACACTCACCCCGGTTGAACAACTCACGGATCAACAGCGCTGGTTCATTATTGAGCACTTTTTTGATGCCCACCACCGCACGATGATTGACCCGCATCCCCGCTATCGGGAACTCTACGAGCAGCGACAAACTCACGGGAAAGCGTGGTGTTGGCAAAATTGGCAGCCCCAAGATTATGGCGATTTGTTGGCGTGGCACAATTTAGCGTGGATTGATCCTCTGTATTGGGAGGAGCCAGAGGTTGCCCAATGGTTGTCCCAAGGACGGGACTTTAGCCTGAGCGATCGCCAGCGGATTATTGCCAAACAGCGAGAAATTCTCAGCCAAATCATCCCCCAGCATCGCGCCCTGCAAGAGGCGGGTCAAATTGAAGTCACCACCACGCCCTACACCCACCCGATCTTGCCCCTCTTGGTGGATACTGATGCTGCAAAGGTAGCCGTTCCCAACATTGCCCTGCCCCAACAGCGGTTTCAATATCCCGAAGATGTTCCTCGGCATTTGCGGCGGGCGCGAGTTCTCTATGAGCAATTCTTTGGGCGATCGCCCCGCGGACTGTGGCCGTCAGAACAATCAGTCAGCCCAGCGATTCTTGAACCGATTCTGGAGCAGGGATTTGAGTGGATTTGCTCCGATGAAGCGGTCTTGGGCTGGACAACGGGAACCTATTTTCACCGCAACGAAGCAGGGGTTGTCCAACAGGCCAATGTTCTTTACCAGCCCTATCGCCTGACCACTAGCAAAGGGGATCTCAACATTGTCTTTCGTGATCATCGCCTCTCGGATTTGATTGGCTTTACCTACAGTGCCATGGCACCTGAAGCAGCAGCAGCAGATCTACTCAAGCAGCTTGAGGGCATTCGCCAGCAACTCATTGCCTATGAAGGAACTGGCCAGTCCAGCTTAGCGCAACCATGGCTTGTAACCATTGCCCTCGATGGCGAAAACTGCTGGGAGTACTATCCCCGCGACGGCCTACCCTTCTTAGAACGGCTCTACCAAGGTCTGAGCGAGAGCGAGCACTTTGCCTGCGTCTCTGTGGCGGAGTATCTGCAACACTATCCCCCGCGTGCGGTAATTGCGGGTTCTGCTCTCCACAGTGGCTCTTGGATTGATGGCAATTTCTGTACCTGGATTGGCGATCCAGTCAAAAACAAAGCTTGGGACTATTTAGGGGCTGCCCGCCAAACCCTTGAACGCCACCCCGAAGCAACAGAAACAAACAATCCAGCGGCATGGCAAGCTCTTTTGGCCGCTGAAGGCTCTGACTGGTTTTGGTGGTTTGGTGAAGGTCACTCCTCGAACCACGATGCCATGTTTGATCAGCTTTTCCGTGAGCATTTGATGGCGCTCTACACGGCATTGGGGGAGCCAATTCCTGAGGTTCTCAATGATCCTTTGGAAGTCCACGAAGCCAAGGATACCTACCCGCCCCAAGGCTTTATTCACCCTGAAATTGATGGGCGCGGCGATGAGCAGGACTGGAACTTTGCCGGACGGATTCAAATTGGTGGCAGCCGAGGGACGATGCACCGCCAAACCCTAATCAATCGCCTCTGGTATGGGGTGGATCACCTCAATATCTATCTCCGTCTTGATGCCCCTAGCCAAAAACAGCCCTTTGGGAATGACATCAGTACCCTGCACTTTTGCTGGTACTACCCCAACATGGTGACCTACAATAGCCCCCTCTCTGACCTGCGAGATTGCCCCGACGAAGCCCCCCTCAACTACCTGTACCACCATCAATTGGTGATTGACTTTGAAAAGCAACAGATGACCTTCAAGGAGGCGATCGCCAACTACCAATGGGAAGAGCGCCCCACCCATGCCCGCTATGCCTTGGGCATTTGCCTAGAGGTGGCTATTCCGTGGGCAGATCTGCACCTGCGTCCCGATTGTGGCCTGCATCTATTGATTGTCTTGACCCAAGATGGTTATTACTTGGATCATCTGCCCCCAGAGCAACTGCTCTTTTTGACCACACCTTAG
- the glpX gene encoding class II fructose-bisphosphatase produces MDNVIGLEIIEVVEQAAIAAARWMGKGDKHMADQVAVDAMRNRMNQIHMRGRIVIGEGERDEAPMLYIGEEVGICTRPDAAQYCNPEELIEIDIAVDPCEGTNLCAYGQPGSMAVLAISEKGGLFAAPDFYMKKLAAPPAAKGKVDIRYSATENLKILSECLDRAIDELVVVVMKRDRHNDLIQEIRDAGARVQLISDGDVSAALSCAFSGTNIHALMGIGAAPEGVISAAAMRALGGHFQGQLVYDPAVVMTKEWANRTREGNLEELKKAGITDPDKVYEAEELASGETVLFAACGITPGMLMKGVRFFKGGARTQSLVISTQSKTARFVDTIHMFDKQLKSLQLY; encoded by the coding sequence GTGGATAACGTCATCGGCTTAGAGATTATTGAAGTTGTTGAACAGGCGGCGATCGCTGCAGCGCGGTGGATGGGCAAAGGGGACAAACACATGGCAGATCAGGTGGCCGTGGATGCCATGCGCAACCGCATGAATCAAATCCATATGCGCGGTCGCATTGTCATTGGTGAAGGGGAACGGGATGAAGCCCCCATGCTCTACATTGGCGAAGAAGTAGGCATTTGTACCCGTCCCGATGCTGCCCAATACTGCAACCCCGAAGAACTGATTGAAATTGACATTGCTGTTGACCCCTGCGAAGGAACCAACCTCTGCGCCTATGGCCAACCGGGATCAATGGCAGTGCTGGCCATTTCTGAAAAAGGGGGGCTATTTGCCGCTCCCGACTTTTATATGAAGAAGTTGGCGGCGCCCCCTGCGGCTAAGGGCAAAGTGGATATTCGCTACTCGGCAACAGAAAACCTGAAAATTCTCTCGGAATGCCTTGACCGCGCCATTGATGAATTGGTGGTGGTGGTGATGAAGCGCGATCGCCACAATGACTTGATTCAAGAAATTCGCGATGCGGGTGCCCGTGTTCAACTGATCTCCGATGGCGATGTCTCCGCTGCTCTCTCCTGTGCCTTCTCTGGAACCAACATTCATGCCCTCATGGGCATTGGCGCCGCGCCTGAAGGGGTGATTTCTGCGGCGGCCATGCGCGCCTTGGGTGGGCACTTCCAAGGGCAACTGGTCTATGATCCGGCGGTGGTGATGACCAAGGAATGGGCCAATCGCACCCGCGAAGGCAACCTCGAAGAACTGAAAAAAGCTGGCATTACAGATCCCGATAAAGTCTATGAAGCCGAGGAATTGGCCTCTGGGGAGACGGTACTCTTTGCTGCCTGTGGCATTACCCCCGGTATGCTCATGAAAGGGGTGCGCTTCTTCAAAGGCGGTGCCCGTACCCAATCGCTGGTCATTTCCACCCAGTCGAAGACAGCGCGCTTTGTGGATACCATCCACATGTTCGATAAGCAGTTGAAGTCGCTCCAGTTGTACTAA
- a CDS encoding zinc-dependent dehydrogenase, translated as MKAQVFRGVNQLSYEEIPIPEIAADEVLVRVRVVGLCQSDIKKIRYPLYEPPRIFGHETAGEIAAVGEAVTGWQVGQRVVVMHHIPCMHCAYCLNENYSMCHVYKTVTTTAGFIPSGGGFAEYVKVPGHIVQHGGLIPIPDDISDEEASFVEPTNCCLKAVKKAGIAPGQTVLITGAGPIGLMFIMLVNLFGARAIATDLLPSRIAKAKEVGAAAAFDARDPDLSAKVQALTHGLGVDVSLLAVPSEKAFFQALECTRKGGKILFFAEFPDEVEIPLNPNILYRREIDLMGSYSSSYRLQSLACDIIFNRRIDVKALVSDRYPLSKLAEAVERAVQPTPATYKILIYPES; from the coding sequence ATGAAAGCCCAAGTGTTCCGAGGGGTGAACCAACTCAGCTACGAAGAGATTCCGATTCCAGAGATTGCTGCCGATGAAGTGCTAGTGCGGGTCAGGGTGGTTGGGTTGTGCCAATCGGACATCAAAAAAATTCGCTATCCCCTCTATGAGCCGCCTCGTATTTTTGGCCATGAAACAGCGGGTGAAATTGCGGCGGTGGGCGAAGCGGTAACGGGTTGGCAGGTGGGTCAGCGGGTGGTGGTCATGCACCATATTCCCTGTATGCACTGCGCCTACTGCTTGAATGAAAACTACTCCATGTGTCATGTCTATAAGACAGTAACGACAACGGCGGGTTTTATTCCCAGTGGTGGGGGCTTCGCTGAGTATGTGAAAGTGCCGGGGCATATTGTGCAGCATGGGGGTCTAATCCCCATTCCCGATGACATCAGTGATGAGGAAGCCAGCTTTGTTGAACCCACCAATTGTTGTCTGAAGGCAGTCAAGAAAGCGGGCATTGCTCCCGGTCAGACGGTGCTGATCACTGGGGCAGGGCCGATTGGCCTGATGTTTATTATGTTGGTGAATCTCTTTGGGGCACGGGCGATCGCCACCGATCTGCTGCCCTCCCGAATTGCCAAGGCCAAGGAAGTGGGTGCTGCGGCCGCCTTTGATGCCCGTGATCCTGATCTCAGTGCCAAGGTACAAGCCCTGACCCACGGCTTGGGGGTGGATGTCAGTCTCTTGGCGGTACCCAGTGAGAAGGCCTTTTTCCAAGCCTTAGAGTGCACTCGCAAGGGGGGTAAAATCCTCTTTTTCGCAGAGTTTCCCGATGAGGTGGAGATTCCCCTCAATCCCAACATTCTCTATCGCCGTGAGATTGACCTTATGGGCAGCTACAGTTCCTCCTATCGCTTGCAGTCCCTTGCCTGCGACATTATCTTTAACCGCCGTATTGATGTCAAAGCCCTCGTCAGCGATCGCTATCCCCTCTCCAAACTGGCTGAAGCCGTAGAACGCGCGGTACAGCCGACACCGGCAACCTATAAAATCCTCATCTATCCAGAGTCCTGA
- a CDS encoding alpha/beta hydrolase, protein MAIAHTRKKWQWFSLLGVAAAFWGHASLAAEQISLVYPPFGTFNIQVNDLATFAKTGTASPELRFLIRLLPSDQEPNLREGLTTRMDLEPTTVSQFVNSPIGQNFLERIGQVIRADNDVNGGQALGEALKTAASSPSGITLLSVLQAFPGKSVKVNGELGLKAVGAFIRAVNQEQRAQDFIQRLAQLQPKTPLPASSLHPAQKGPFQWQKQKIAFTNPNRTTGPISADLYVPTGITTPTSLIVISHGLASDRTTFAYLAEHLASYGLAVLAVTHPGSDASRISSFLSGAPLDYENLPKDWAQRPLDLKFGVDAVAALVQKNPALKIDTNNVGLFGHSMGGFTVLAAAGGTVDWDAVKQRCLAAANDLFIFNISLPLQCRSLGLSDPPSKLADPRVKAVIAVNPVSSVLIGERGMANIKVPTLIVSSSKDVFAPPLEEQILPFTWLQAQPKYLAMLVPGTHFSAVGVSAAGVLPVPDDLIGPNPQLAQPFFKGVSAAFFGVFNQQNAQLRPFLSQTFVSQVAQPTFQAYWVDRINPQQLQEVLAGRLGTQPRR, encoded by the coding sequence ATGGCGATCGCGCACACAAGGAAAAAATGGCAATGGTTCTCCCTCTTGGGTGTGGCTGCGGCATTTTGGGGACATGCTAGCCTCGCTGCCGAGCAAATTAGCCTTGTTTATCCGCCCTTTGGCACATTCAACATTCAAGTCAACGACCTTGCCACATTTGCCAAAACCGGTACTGCCAGTCCAGAGCTAAGGTTTTTAATTCGGTTGCTCCCCAGTGATCAAGAGCCAAACCTGCGGGAAGGCTTGACCACACGCATGGATTTAGAACCCACCACCGTCAGTCAATTTGTCAACAGTCCCATTGGTCAAAACTTTTTAGAGCGTATCGGCCAAGTCATTCGTGCGGATAATGATGTCAATGGTGGCCAAGCCCTTGGTGAAGCCCTGAAAACCGCCGCTAGTTCCCCCTCAGGCATTACCCTGCTTTCAGTACTACAGGCCTTTCCCGGCAAGAGTGTTAAAGTCAATGGTGAACTCGGTCTGAAGGCAGTGGGTGCCTTCATCCGGGCAGTGAACCAAGAACAACGGGCGCAAGACTTTATCCAGCGCTTGGCGCAACTCCAACCAAAAACGCCGCTGCCAGCCAGTAGCCTTCATCCTGCCCAAAAAGGGCCTTTCCAGTGGCAAAAGCAAAAAATTGCATTTACCAATCCCAATCGCACCACAGGCCCCATTTCCGCAGATCTCTATGTACCCACGGGGATCACCACACCTACATCTCTAATTGTTATTTCCCATGGTTTAGCCTCAGACCGCACAACATTTGCCTACTTAGCGGAGCACCTCGCCAGTTATGGGCTAGCGGTTTTGGCGGTGACTCACCCCGGTTCTGATGCCAGTCGGATCAGTAGTTTTCTGTCAGGGGCACCCTTAGACTATGAGAACTTACCGAAGGACTGGGCGCAACGCCCCTTGGATTTGAAGTTTGGCGTGGATGCTGTGGCCGCTTTGGTGCAGAAAAACCCTGCCCTCAAAATTGACACCAACAATGTTGGCCTCTTTGGTCACTCCATGGGGGGCTTTACCGTCCTAGCAGCGGCGGGGGGTACGGTTGACTGGGATGCTGTGAAACAACGCTGTCTGGCAGCCGCCAACGATCTCTTTATCTTTAATATCTCACTGCCCCTACAATGCCGTAGTCTTGGTCTTTCTGACCCACCCTCTAAGCTGGCAGATCCACGGGTCAAGGCCGTGATTGCTGTCAATCCGGTGAGCAGTGTTCTCATTGGCGAGCGGGGCATGGCCAATATCAAGGTACCGACGCTGATTGTTTCCAGCAGCAAGGATGTTTTTGCGCCACCGCTAGAGGAGCAAATCTTGCCCTTTACATGGTTGCAGGCACAGCCCAAGTATCTTGCCATGCTGGTGCCCGGTACCCATTTCTCAGCAGTGGGGGTCAGTGCAGCAGGGGTGTTGCCGGTACCCGATGATCTCATAGGTCCGAATCCCCAGTTGGCGCAGCCCTTTTTCAAGGGGGTGAGTGCAGCCTTCTTTGGTGTCTTTAACCAACAAAATGCGCAGTTGCGTCCGTTCTTGAGTCAAACCTTTGTTAGCCAAGTGGCACAGCCAACCTTTCAAGCCTATTGGGTGGATCGCATTAATCCGCAGCAGTTACAGGAGGTGCTAGCAGGCCGTCTTGGGACTCAACCGCGCAGATAA
- the pgsA gene encoding CDP-diacylglycerol--glycerol-3-phosphate 3-phosphatidyltransferase, with the protein MPLNLATTITLARLLIVPVILGLLSFNDGAVYRWWGVGLFLVAALTDWLDGYIARRFNQVTDLGKVLDPLVDKLLILVPLLICIEWGEVPAWSVALILFRELGIASWRVQQSHIQGANLWGKAKTVSQMVAVALLLAPLPPSWQGGILIVYGGAIALTLISGALYLRG; encoded by the coding sequence ATGCCCTTGAACCTTGCCACGACGATTACCCTTGCTCGCCTGTTGATCGTGCCAGTGATCCTAGGCCTGCTCTCCTTCAATGATGGAGCGGTCTATCGCTGGTGGGGGGTGGGTTTATTTTTGGTAGCGGCTCTTACGGATTGGCTGGATGGCTACATTGCCCGCCGTTTCAATCAGGTGACGGATTTGGGCAAGGTGCTTGATCCTCTCGTGGATAAGTTGCTAATTCTTGTGCCTCTTTTAATTTGTATTGAATGGGGAGAGGTGCCTGCATGGTCAGTGGCCTTGATCCTCTTTCGGGAGTTGGGAATTGCCAGTTGGCGGGTTCAGCAATCGCACATTCAGGGGGCAAACCTTTGGGGCAAAGCCAAAACCGTTAGCCAGATGGTGGCCGTGGCATTGCTCCTAGCCCCCTTACCTCCGAGTTGGCAAGGGGGAATACTAATTGTTTATGGGGGGGCGATCGCCCTCACGCTCATTTCCGGGGCACTTTATCTGCGCGGTTGA
- the dcm gene encoding DNA (cytosine-5-)-methyltransferase, which yields MGYTKDLRILHKTNGVLSAELIADILNVTKTTVQKWERQGLLTCLKEDERGKRYYPVTQLLQFPKFRELIFSSWEQEQLIQPLRPYRTLELFAGAGGLALGLEQAGLHVISLNEIDKDACGTLQQNRPQWQVIEADIRTLHWECLIETEIDLLTGGFPCQAFSYAGEKLGFADTRGTLFFEFARAIKEVQPKVFLGENVRGLLNHDRGRTIKTIEAVLSEIGYTLMPPQVLNALFYRVPQKRQRLFLVGIRNDLVPYAQFAWPSPCPQIMTLADALKAGVLYETDVPASVGQRYPEQKAAILQQVPEGGCWRDLPPDLQQAYLMGSFRLDGGKTGMARRLAWDEPALTLTCSPAQKQTERCHPTETRPLTVREYARIQTFPDDWQFCGSLASQYRQIGNAVPVNLAAAVGRSLVNLLNALEIKLPQPTIGLSAAKQLEFSFA from the coding sequence ATGGGTTACACCAAGGATTTAAGGATTTTACACAAGACTAATGGTGTCCTCTCTGCTGAGCTAATTGCTGATATTCTCAATGTGACAAAAACCACCGTACAAAAGTGGGAGCGCCAAGGTCTCTTGACCTGTCTTAAAGAGGATGAACGGGGCAAACGCTACTATCCTGTCACCCAACTGCTTCAGTTTCCAAAATTTCGGGAACTTATTTTTAGTTCTTGGGAGCAAGAGCAATTGATCCAGCCTTTGCGGCCTTATCGAACCCTTGAATTGTTTGCCGGGGCAGGAGGACTGGCCTTGGGACTAGAGCAAGCGGGGTTGCATGTTATCTCTCTGAATGAAATTGATAAAGATGCCTGTGGGACGCTGCAACAAAATCGCCCCCAGTGGCAAGTGATTGAAGCGGATATTCGCACCCTCCACTGGGAATGTCTTATCGAAACAGAAATTGACCTGTTGACCGGTGGATTTCCCTGTCAGGCCTTTTCCTATGCAGGGGAAAAGTTGGGCTTTGCTGATACCCGTGGCACGCTATTTTTTGAATTTGCGCGAGCCATCAAAGAAGTCCAACCAAAGGTGTTCTTAGGTGAAAATGTGCGGGGTCTGCTTAACCACGATCGCGGACGTACCATCAAAACCATTGAAGCTGTCCTTTCTGAAATTGGCTATACGCTAATGCCGCCACAGGTTCTCAATGCCTTGTTCTATCGCGTTCCCCAAAAGCGACAGCGGCTATTCTTGGTGGGGATTCGCAATGACTTGGTGCCCTATGCGCAATTTGCTTGGCCGAGTCCTTGTCCGCAAATTATGACGTTGGCGGATGCCCTCAAAGCTGGGGTTCTTTATGAAACCGATGTACCTGCTTCTGTGGGACAACGTTACCCTGAGCAGAAAGCGGCAATTCTGCAACAGGTGCCTGAAGGGGGGTGTTGGCGCGATTTGCCCCCAGACCTTCAGCAGGCCTATTTGATGGGCAGTTTTCGTCTTGATGGTGGTAAAACGGGGATGGCACGGCGCTTGGCATGGGATGAACCTGCGTTGACATTGACTTGCTCCCCTGCCCAAAAGCAAACAGAACGCTGCCACCCCACGGAAACCCGACCGTTGACGGTGCGCGAATATGCCCGCATCCAAACCTTCCCCGATGATTGGCAGTTTTGTGGTTCTCTTGCGAGTCAATACCGTCAGATTGGCAATGCGGTGCCCGTGAATTTAGCGGCAGCGGTGGGGCGATCGCTCGTGAATCTATTGAATGCCCTTGAAATCAAATTACCCCAGCCCACTATTGGCTTGTCGGCAGCAAAACAACTAGAGTTTTCTTTTGCTTGA